One segment of Egicoccus sp. AB-alg2 DNA contains the following:
- a CDS encoding endonuclease/exonuclease/phosphatase family protein codes for MPPPPRPTRLVRPRPRAALAAVVASLLALATTPAALAQPPEREVGPGPQTVRFATYNTAFSEFRSAEGEFLADLRAGDDTQIGAIAQVIQYQRPDVVQIGEFDYAGAVDGEDEYAAPDAFRTNYLEVSQAGEAPIHYPYAFVAPVNTGVPSGFDLNRDGETTGPDDAWGFGWYEGQYGMLVLSKYPIVEEQVRTFQHFRWSDMPGALLPSDPATTDTGDWYAEEVLEEFPLSSKSHWDVPVRIGGHVVHTLNAHPTPPAFDGEEQRNVRRNHDEIRLWADYLRPSTSRYLYDDDGQHGGLRPGASFVILGDYNDDPCDGDGVGIHQLLEHPRVNTRVTPSSEGGVQQTELQGGINLEHDCPPEHDTADFTGPGNLRVDYALPSADLQIEDAGVFWPLVDDPWYEVVDQSDHRMVWVDVRVPTRNGR; via the coding sequence GTGCCACCACCTCCACGTCCGACCAGGCTCGTCCGTCCCCGCCCACGAGCGGCGCTCGCCGCCGTCGTGGCCTCGCTCCTCGCACTCGCCACGACCCCGGCTGCCCTCGCGCAGCCGCCCGAGCGCGAGGTCGGCCCCGGGCCGCAGACGGTGCGGTTCGCCACCTACAACACCGCCTTCTCCGAGTTCCGCTCGGCGGAGGGAGAGTTCCTCGCCGACCTGCGTGCCGGCGACGACACCCAGATCGGCGCCATCGCCCAGGTCATCCAGTACCAGCGGCCCGACGTCGTCCAGATCGGCGAGTTCGACTACGCCGGCGCCGTGGACGGCGAGGACGAGTACGCGGCGCCGGACGCCTTCCGGACCAACTACCTCGAGGTGTCCCAAGCCGGCGAGGCGCCGATCCACTACCCCTACGCCTTCGTGGCGCCGGTGAACACCGGCGTGCCGTCCGGATTCGACCTCAACCGTGACGGCGAAACCACCGGTCCGGACGATGCGTGGGGCTTCGGCTGGTACGAAGGTCAGTACGGGATGCTCGTGCTCTCCAAGTACCCGATCGTGGAGGAACAGGTCCGCACCTTCCAGCACTTCCGTTGGTCCGACATGCCGGGGGCCCTGCTGCCGTCCGACCCGGCGACGACGGACACCGGGGACTGGTATGCCGAAGAGGTCCTCGAGGAGTTCCCGCTCTCCTCCAAGTCGCACTGGGACGTGCCGGTGCGCATCGGCGGCCATGTCGTCCACACCCTGAACGCGCATCCCACCCCGCCGGCCTTCGACGGCGAGGAGCAGCGCAACGTGCGGCGCAACCACGACGAGATCCGGCTGTGGGCGGACTACCTGCGGCCCTCGACGAGCCGATACCTCTACGACGACGACGGCCAGCACGGCGGACTGCGGCCGGGCGCGTCGTTCGTGATCCTCGGCGACTACAACGACGACCCCTGCGACGGTGACGGCGTCGGCATCCACCAGCTGCTCGAGCACCCGCGTGTCAACACGCGCGTGACACCGTCGAGCGAGGGCGGCGTGCAGCAGACGGAGCTGCAGGGCGGCATCAACCTCGAACACGACTGCCCGCCCGAGCACGACACCGCCGACTTCACCGGCCCCGGCAACCTGCGCGTCGACTACGCCCTTCCCAGCGCCGACCTACAGATCGAGGACGCCGGCGTCTTCTGGCCACTCGTCGACGATCCGTGGTACGAGGTGGTGGACCAGTCCGATCACCGCATGGTCTGGGTCGACGTGCGCGTCCCCACCCGCAACGGTCGGTGA
- a CDS encoding methylmalonyl-CoA mutase has translation MGERQEPTTVSGFPFETAYGPEHLDGFDAGERLGAAGEYPFTRGVYPTMYRGRLWTMRQYAGMSTAEESNRRYKYLLEQGTTGLSVAFDLPTQMGYDSSADIADGEVGKVGVAIDTVEDMKALFDGIPLDQVSTSMTINAPASLLLLMYQIAGEEQGVAPEQLRGTIQNDVLKEYIARGTYIYPPAPSLRIIADTFGYCAQHLPRFNTISISGYHMGEAGATPVQEIAFTLADGIAYVQAAVDAGLDVDAFAPRLSFFFVARSTLLEEIAKFRAARRLWASIMRDRFGAKDPKSQMLRFHTQTAGVQLTAQQPEVNLVRVAIQALAATLGGTQSLHTNSYDEALALPTEKSARLALRTQQVIAHETDVPASVDPLAGSYLIESLTDRIEEEARGYLQRIDEMGGAVAAIEQGYQKQEIERAAYDLARDIEAERQIVVGVNRYRTDEEIAPELQRIDEAIRDGQIDRIEQVKSTRDQAGVSAALDDVRRAAKGDDNLLPPMREALRRRATLQEVCDVLRDEFGAYVPSEKF, from the coding sequence ATGGGTGAACGACAAGAGCCGACGACGGTCAGCGGGTTCCCCTTCGAGACGGCCTACGGCCCGGAGCACCTCGACGGTTTCGACGCCGGCGAACGGCTCGGCGCGGCAGGGGAGTACCCGTTCACCCGCGGCGTCTACCCGACGATGTACCGCGGCCGGCTGTGGACGATGCGCCAGTACGCCGGGATGTCGACCGCCGAGGAGTCCAACCGGCGCTACAAGTACCTGCTCGAGCAGGGCACGACCGGCCTGTCGGTCGCCTTCGACCTGCCCACGCAGATGGGCTACGACAGCTCGGCCGACATCGCCGACGGCGAGGTGGGCAAGGTCGGCGTGGCGATCGACACCGTCGAGGACATGAAGGCGCTCTTCGACGGCATCCCGCTGGACCAGGTGTCCACGTCGATGACGATCAACGCGCCCGCGTCGCTGCTGCTGCTGATGTACCAGATCGCCGGTGAGGAACAGGGGGTCGCCCCCGAGCAGCTGCGCGGCACGATCCAGAACGACGTGCTCAAGGAGTACATCGCCCGCGGCACCTACATCTACCCGCCCGCGCCGTCGCTGCGGATCATCGCCGACACCTTCGGCTACTGCGCCCAGCACCTGCCGCGCTTCAACACGATCTCGATCTCCGGCTACCACATGGGCGAAGCGGGGGCGACCCCGGTCCAGGAGATCGCCTTCACGCTCGCGGACGGGATCGCCTACGTCCAGGCTGCCGTGGACGCCGGCCTGGACGTGGACGCGTTCGCGCCGCGCCTGTCGTTCTTCTTCGTCGCCCGCTCGACGCTGCTGGAAGAGATCGCCAAGTTCCGCGCCGCCCGCCGGCTGTGGGCGTCGATCATGCGCGACCGCTTCGGTGCGAAGGACCCCAAGTCGCAGATGCTGCGCTTCCACACGCAGACGGCCGGCGTGCAGCTGACCGCCCAACAGCCGGAGGTGAACCTGGTGCGGGTGGCGATCCAGGCGCTCGCCGCCACCCTGGGCGGCACCCAGTCGCTGCACACCAACAGCTACGACGAGGCCCTCGCCCTGCCGACGGAGAAGTCGGCCCGCCTCGCGCTTCGCACCCAGCAGGTGATCGCGCACGAGACCGACGTGCCGGCCTCGGTCGACCCGCTGGCCGGCTCGTACCTGATCGAGTCGCTGACCGACCGCATCGAGGAGGAGGCGCGCGGCTACCTGCAGCGCATCGACGAGATGGGCGGTGCCGTCGCGGCGATCGAGCAGGGCTACCAGAAGCAGGAGATCGAGCGGGCCGCGTACGACCTCGCTCGCGACATCGAGGCCGAGCGTCAGATCGTCGTCGGGGTCAACCGCTACCGGACCGACGAGGAGATCGCGCCCGAACTGCAGCGCATCGACGAGGCGATCCGTGACGGCCAGATCGACCGCATCGAGCAGGTGAAGTCGACGCGTGACCAGGCCGGCGTGAGCGCGGCACTCGACGACGTCCGCCGGGCGGCCAAGGGCGACGACAACCTGCTGCCGCCGATGCGTGAGGCCCTGCGGCGCCGCGCGACCCTGCAGGAGGTCTGCGACGTCCTGCGCGACGAGTTCGGCGCCTACGTCCCCAGCGAGAAGTTCTGA
- a CDS encoding succinate dehydrogenase/fumarate reductase iron-sulfur subunit, translating into MNLTLRVWRQTGPDAPGRFETYEATDVSEDASFLEMLDQVNEQLTNAGEEPIEFAHDCREGICGTCGLMINGQAHGPERATATCQLHMRKFADGDEIVIEPWRAAGFPVVKDLVVDRSAFDHIVEAGGYISVDTGSAPDGNLIPVPKETADLAMDAAACIACGACVAACPNGAAQLFTAAKVAHLNALPQGQPERYERAVGMVDTMEQYFGSCTNMGECEAACPKGISIDFIAWMNKDYRKGKMRTRRSA; encoded by the coding sequence ATGAATCTCACGCTACGAGTCTGGCGCCAGACCGGGCCGGATGCGCCGGGTCGGTTCGAGACCTACGAGGCGACCGACGTCAGCGAGGACGCGTCGTTCCTGGAGATGCTCGACCAGGTCAACGAGCAGCTGACCAACGCCGGCGAGGAGCCGATCGAGTTCGCCCACGACTGCCGCGAGGGCATCTGCGGCACGTGCGGGCTCATGATCAACGGGCAGGCGCACGGTCCCGAGCGGGCCACCGCCACCTGCCAGCTGCACATGCGCAAGTTCGCCGACGGCGACGAGATCGTCATCGAGCCGTGGCGCGCGGCCGGCTTCCCGGTGGTGAAGGACCTCGTCGTCGACCGCTCGGCGTTCGACCACATCGTGGAGGCCGGTGGCTACATCTCGGTCGACACCGGGTCCGCTCCCGACGGCAACCTCATCCCGGTGCCGAAGGAGACGGCCGACCTCGCGATGGACGCGGCCGCGTGCATCGCCTGCGGCGCCTGTGTCGCCGCGTGCCCGAACGGGGCGGCGCAGCTGTTCACCGCCGCCAAGGTCGCCCACCTCAACGCGCTGCCGCAGGGGCAGCCCGAGCGCTACGAGCGGGCGGTGGGCATGGTCGACACGATGGAGCAGTACTTCGGCTCGTGCACCAACATGGGCGAGTGCGAGGCGGCCTGTCCCAAGGGCATCTCCATCGACTTCATCGCCTGGATGAACAAGGACTACCGCAAGGGCAAGATGCGCACGCGCCGCAGCGCCTGA
- a CDS encoding fumarate reductase/succinate dehydrogenase flavoprotein subunit, giving the protein MTLDSKIPDAPLETMWRDHKFSMKLVNPNNKRKFEVIVVGTGLAGASAAATMGELGYRVKVFTFHDSPRRAHSIAAQGGINAAKDYHGEGDSVYRLFYDTVKGGDYRSREANVYRLAEVSNNIIDQCVAQGVPFAREYGGFLDNRSFGGAQVRRTFYARGQTGQQLLLGAYQALARQVAAGTVELVTKSEMLDLVVVDGKAAGVVVRDLVTGEISSHSAHAVVLATGGYANAFFLSTNAMASNVTAAWRAHRKGAMFANPCFTQIHPTAIPSSDEFQSKLTLMSESLRNDGRIWVPKDPDETRTAADVPEEDRDYFLERKYPAFGNLVPRDVASRNAKEQVDAGKGVGPLKNGVYLDFAAAIQRLGRDAVDDKYGNLFEMYERITGEDPFVTPMRIYPAPHYTMGGLWVDYHLQTTIPGLFAIGEANFSDHGANRLGASALMQGLADGYFILPYTIGDYLAPMLGQPKVDTSASEFVQAEATVRDQTEQFLKTGGTRSVDWYHRELGKIMWDYCGMARNRAGLEKALSEIPTLREEFWKNVRVPGSGNTLNSSLEKAGRVADFFELSELMCRDALMREESCGGHFREESQTDEGEAKRDDENFSFVAAWEWQGLDKEPTLHKEALEFKNVALTQRSYK; this is encoded by the coding sequence ATGACGCTCGACTCGAAGATCCCCGACGCACCGCTGGAGACGATGTGGCGTGACCACAAGTTCTCCATGAAGCTGGTGAACCCGAACAACAAGCGCAAGTTCGAGGTGATCGTCGTCGGCACCGGCCTGGCCGGCGCCTCGGCCGCGGCGACCATGGGCGAGTTGGGCTACCGGGTGAAGGTGTTCACCTTCCACGACTCGCCGCGTCGGGCGCACTCCATCGCCGCGCAGGGTGGCATCAACGCCGCCAAGGACTACCACGGCGAGGGCGATTCGGTCTACCGGTTGTTCTACGACACGGTGAAGGGCGGCGACTACCGCTCGCGCGAGGCCAACGTCTACCGGTTGGCCGAGGTGTCCAACAACATCATCGACCAGTGCGTCGCCCAGGGCGTGCCCTTCGCCCGCGAGTACGGCGGGTTCCTCGACAACCGCTCGTTCGGTGGCGCCCAGGTCCGCCGCACGTTCTACGCCCGCGGACAGACCGGCCAGCAGCTGCTGCTGGGGGCCTACCAGGCGCTGGCGCGCCAGGTCGCGGCCGGGACCGTGGAACTGGTCACCAAGTCGGAGATGCTCGACCTCGTCGTGGTCGACGGCAAGGCCGCCGGCGTCGTGGTGCGCGACCTGGTCACCGGCGAGATCAGCTCGCACTCCGCCCACGCGGTCGTGCTGGCCACCGGTGGCTACGCCAACGCGTTCTTCCTGTCCACGAACGCGATGGCGTCCAACGTGACCGCCGCCTGGCGGGCGCACCGCAAGGGCGCGATGTTCGCCAACCCGTGCTTCACCCAGATCCACCCCACGGCCATCCCCTCCTCGGACGAGTTCCAGTCCAAGCTCACCCTGATGTCCGAGTCGTTGCGCAACGACGGCCGGATCTGGGTGCCCAAGGACCCGGACGAGACCCGCACCGCGGCCGACGTGCCCGAGGAGGACCGCGACTACTTCCTCGAGCGCAAGTACCCCGCGTTCGGGAACCTGGTGCCCCGCGACGTCGCCTCGCGCAACGCCAAGGAGCAGGTCGACGCCGGCAAGGGCGTCGGACCGCTCAAGAACGGCGTGTACCTCGACTTCGCGGCGGCCATCCAGCGGCTGGGCCGGGACGCAGTCGACGACAAGTACGGCAACCTGTTCGAGATGTACGAGCGCATCACCGGCGAGGACCCGTTCGTCACGCCGATGCGCATCTACCCGGCGCCGCACTACACGATGGGCGGGCTGTGGGTGGACTACCACCTGCAGACCACGATCCCGGGCCTGTTCGCGATCGGTGAGGCCAACTTCTCCGACCACGGCGCCAACCGCCTCGGCGCGTCGGCGCTGATGCAGGGCCTGGCCGACGGGTACTTCATCCTGCCCTACACGATCGGCGACTACCTCGCGCCGATGCTGGGCCAGCCCAAGGTCGACACCTCGGCGTCGGAGTTCGTGCAGGCCGAGGCCACGGTCCGCGACCAGACCGAGCAGTTCCTCAAGACCGGCGGGACGCGGTCGGTGGACTGGTACCACCGCGAGCTCGGCAAGATCATGTGGGACTACTGCGGCATGGCCCGCAACCGGGCTGGGCTGGAGAAGGCCCTGTCCGAGATCCCGACGCTGCGCGAGGAGTTCTGGAAGAACGTCCGGGTCCCGGGCTCGGGCAACACCCTGAACTCCTCGCTGGAGAAGGCCGGTCGTGTCGCCGACTTCTTCGAACTGTCCGAGCTGATGTGCCGCGACGCGCTCATGCGCGAGGAGTCCTGCGGCGGGCACTTCCGCGAGGAGTCGCAGACCGACGAGGGCGAGGCCAAGCGCGACGACGAGAACTTCAGCTTCGTCGCGGCCTGGGAGTGGCAGGGGCTCGACAAGGAGCCGACGCTGCACAAGGAAGCCCTCGAGTTCAAGAACGTCGCGCTCACCCAGAGGAGCTACAAGTGA
- a CDS encoding succinate dehydrogenase cytochrome b subunit, whose product MATKVTGVTEGSPPNPAGGKTRRPFLVDLYRSAVGKKYVMAITGIVWLGYIFAHMVGNLKVYLGAEDFNHYAEFLRSGLLVPIVPEEFALWGMRALLIVTLFFHILAAYQLTVMNRNARPERYQARREYVAADFAARTMRWTGVIVLLFILYHLADFTWGWVNPAEAGATPYEKLVASFQVPAVAAFYIIANLALGVHIYHGGWSLFQSMGWNNRKFNHWRRAFAIGFAVVVIGGNVSFPLAVQFGLVS is encoded by the coding sequence ATGGCGACGAAGGTCACCGGGGTCACCGAGGGGTCCCCGCCGAATCCGGCGGGCGGGAAGACCCGCCGCCCGTTCCTCGTGGACCTCTACCGGTCCGCGGTGGGCAAGAAGTACGTCATGGCCATCACGGGCATCGTGTGGCTGGGCTACATCTTCGCGCACATGGTGGGAAACCTGAAGGTCTACCTCGGTGCGGAGGACTTCAACCACTACGCGGAGTTCCTGCGCAGCGGCCTGCTGGTGCCGATCGTGCCCGAGGAGTTCGCGCTGTGGGGGATGCGCGCCCTGCTGATCGTGACGCTGTTCTTCCACATCCTGGCCGCGTACCAGCTGACGGTGATGAACCGCAACGCCCGCCCGGAGCGCTACCAGGCCCGCCGTGAGTACGTGGCGGCCGACTTCGCCGCCCGCACGATGCGCTGGACCGGCGTCATCGTGCTGCTGTTCATCCTCTACCACCTCGCCGACTTCACGTGGGGCTGGGTGAACCCGGCCGAGGCGGGCGCGACCCCGTACGAGAAGCTGGTCGCAAGCTTCCAGGTGCCCGCGGTGGCGGCCTTCTACATCATCGCGAACCTGGCCCTGGGCGTGCACATCTACCACGGTGGCTGGAGCCTGTTCCAGTCGATGGGCTGGAACAACCGCAAGTTCAACCATTGGCGGCGCGCGTTCGCCATCGGCTTCGCCGTGGTCGTGATCGGCGGGAACGTGTCGTTCCCGCTGGCCGTGCAGTTCGGACTCGTCAGCTGA
- a CDS encoding mycoredoxin: protein MTDAVPPPEDPREPRLRFEDDTPPPADAAVTVYWRPGCGFCSSLFRGLERAGLPFERVDIWQDDEAAAFVRSVADGNETVPTVRVGDLALVNPSTRDVLRAVADRDPDALPEAARELLAQGPGRLGQVLGRLLGGT, encoded by the coding sequence GTGACCGACGCCGTTCCACCCCCGGAGGACCCGCGCGAGCCGCGCCTGCGCTTCGAGGACGACACCCCGCCGCCCGCGGACGCCGCCGTGACCGTCTACTGGCGGCCCGGCTGTGGGTTCTGCTCGTCGCTGTTCCGGGGCCTGGAGCGCGCCGGTCTGCCGTTCGAGCGGGTCGACATCTGGCAGGACGACGAGGCGGCCGCGTTCGTGCGCAGCGTCGCCGACGGCAACGAGACCGTGCCGACGGTCCGAGTGGGCGACCTCGCACTGGTCAACCCCTCGACCCGGGACGTGCTGCGCGCCGTCGCCGACCGCGACCCGGACGCGCTGCCCGAGGCCGCCCGCGAGCTGCTCGCCCAGGGGCCCGGCCGGCTCGGCCAGGTGCTCGGGCGCCTGCTGGGCGGCACCTGA
- a CDS encoding alpha/beta fold hydrolase codes for MTPAPVRLNTHLWNPAGRRRALLLHGLGSDGTCWWRLASALADAGWLVLAPDLRSHGASPTAADHSVAAFAADVAILGDRWDLVVGHSLGGAVAARLLADRDLSPAAVLIDPVLRLGADQHRRVREEQRRDVGDLDPAAVAAANPGWDARDVHRKVLAARAVTPDVVDGVLDDNDPWDLTDLAPAWRGRVRLLVADPARGGLLAPDLADTLDLGERVTATTVSGAGHSIHRDRPDLVLAAVTDLVGEGPVT; via the coding sequence GTGACGCCGGCCCCGGTCCGGCTCAACACCCACCTGTGGAACCCCGCCGGCCGGCGGCGGGCGCTGCTGCTGCACGGCCTCGGCTCCGACGGCACGTGCTGGTGGCGCCTCGCCTCGGCGCTCGCGGATGCTGGATGGCTCGTCCTCGCGCCCGACCTGCGCAGCCACGGCGCCAGCCCGACGGCCGCGGACCATTCGGTGGCGGCGTTCGCCGCGGACGTGGCCATCCTCGGTGACCGCTGGGACCTCGTGGTCGGCCACTCGCTGGGCGGGGCGGTCGCGGCCCGGCTGCTGGCCGACCGGGACCTGTCACCCGCCGCGGTCCTGATCGATCCGGTGCTGCGCCTGGGTGCCGACCAGCACCGTCGCGTCCGCGAGGAGCAGCGCCGCGACGTCGGCGACCTCGACCCGGCGGCCGTGGCGGCCGCCAACCCGGGCTGGGACGCACGCGACGTGCACCGCAAGGTGCTGGCCGCCCGTGCTGTCACCCCCGACGTCGTCGACGGCGTGCTCGACGACAACGATCCGTGGGACCTCACGGACCTGGCGCCGGCCTGGCGGGGCCGCGTCCGTCTGCTGGTGGCCGATCCGGCACGTGGCGGCCTGCTGGCTCCCGACCTCGCCGACACCCTGGATCTCGGCGAACGCGTGACGGCCACCACGGTGTCAGGTGCGGGCCACAGCATCCACCGGGACCGGCCAGACCTCGTCCTCGCCGCCGTCACCGACCTCGTCGGAGAAGGCCCCGTCACGTGA
- the trpS gene encoding tryptophan--tRNA ligase — MTRVFSGMQPSGDPHLGNLLGAWVNWVAMQEAADCIYCVVDLHAMTSPAEHEPETLRQRTVELATGMLAVGVDPERSILFVQSHVHEHAECTWLFNCVAGFGELRKQPQFKEKSEGRGESVSVGLFDYPVLQTADILLYHADEVPVGEDQRHHIELARDIGQRFNHRFGDVFTLPRAVHPQAASRVMDLQDPTSKMSKSQSSEKGIIRLLDDPKQIVKKVKSAVTDSATDIRHDRTEKPGVSNLLEIFSGVTGEPIEKLAAEYDGGGYGPFKQAVAEAVVARLEPFQDRYRELEKDPAEVARLLSEGAARAREIAAPTLAHAKQAMGLLPPGEA, encoded by the coding sequence GTGACCCGCGTCTTCTCCGGCATGCAGCCCAGCGGTGACCCGCACCTCGGCAACCTGCTCGGGGCCTGGGTCAACTGGGTCGCCATGCAGGAGGCCGCGGACTGCATCTACTGCGTCGTCGACCTGCACGCCATGACCTCGCCGGCCGAGCACGAGCCGGAGACGCTGCGCCAGCGCACCGTCGAGCTGGCGACGGGCATGCTGGCCGTCGGCGTGGACCCGGAGCGCTCGATCCTGTTCGTGCAGTCGCACGTGCACGAGCACGCGGAGTGCACCTGGCTCTTCAACTGCGTCGCCGGCTTCGGCGAGTTGCGCAAGCAGCCGCAGTTCAAGGAGAAGTCGGAGGGCCGGGGCGAATCCGTCAGCGTGGGCCTGTTCGACTATCCCGTGCTGCAGACCGCCGACATCCTGCTCTACCACGCCGACGAGGTGCCGGTGGGCGAGGACCAGCGCCACCACATCGAGCTCGCGCGGGACATCGGCCAGCGGTTCAACCACCGGTTCGGTGACGTCTTCACCCTGCCCAGGGCGGTGCACCCGCAGGCGGCCTCGCGCGTGATGGACCTGCAGGACCCCACGAGCAAGATGTCGAAGTCGCAGTCGTCGGAGAAGGGCATCATCCGGCTGCTCGACGACCCGAAGCAGATCGTGAAGAAGGTCAAGAGCGCCGTCACCGACTCGGCCACCGACATCCGCCACGACCGCACGGAGAAGCCGGGGGTGTCCAACCTCCTGGAGATCTTCTCCGGCGTGACGGGCGAGCCGATCGAGAAGCTTGCGGCGGAGTACGACGGCGGCGGCTACGGCCCGTTCAAGCAGGCGGTCGCCGAGGCGGTCGTCGCCCGGCTCGAGCCGTTCCAGGACCGCTACCGCGAGCTGGAGAAGGACCCGGCCGAGGTCGCCCGACTGCTGTCCGAGGGGGCCGCGCGCGCACGCGAGATCGCCGCGCCGACCCTGGCCCACGCCAAGCAGGCCATGGGCCTGCTGCCGCCGGGCGAGGCCTGA
- a CDS encoding GNAT family N-acetyltransferase translates to MPRIELPPLTSGPVRLRPPTEADVAAIAAACQDPDIQRFTRVPSPYTAANAREFVHFCRDTLQRGTGVHLLAVDTDDEVLGAVGLGIDLADFSGELGYWVAPHARRRGVARRGCRLLLELAFGPLQLGFVGLHAAASNQASNGLARALGFTLEGTLREAMIDGPSGDRSAPRCDANVWGLRPHEYSPA, encoded by the coding sequence GTGCCACGCATCGAGCTGCCACCGCTGACCAGCGGACCCGTCCGGCTGCGCCCGCCGACCGAGGCCGACGTCGCCGCGATCGCCGCGGCCTGCCAAGACCCCGACATCCAGCGGTTCACGCGCGTGCCGTCGCCCTACACCGCGGCCAACGCCCGCGAGTTCGTGCACTTCTGTCGCGACACGCTGCAGCGCGGCACGGGTGTCCACCTGCTGGCCGTCGACACCGACGACGAGGTGCTCGGTGCGGTTGGCCTGGGGATCGACCTCGCCGACTTCAGCGGCGAGCTCGGCTACTGGGTGGCGCCGCACGCCCGCCGGCGCGGCGTCGCGCGGCGTGGCTGCCGGCTGCTGCTCGAGCTCGCATTCGGGCCGCTGCAACTCGGCTTCGTCGGACTGCACGCGGCCGCCTCCAATCAGGCGTCGAACGGCCTGGCCCGTGCCCTGGGGTTCACGCTGGAGGGGACCCTGCGGGAAGCCATGATCGACGGCCCGTCCGGGGACCGGTCCGCCCCGCGATGCGACGCGAACGTCTGGGGCCTGCGCCCGCACGAGTACTCGCCCGCCTGA
- a CDS encoding DUF4153 domain-containing protein — protein MSDDVTRVAPVSDAGRPEGPGATTRRPVPTPPLDARTTIAVLAVGTYAAAVMPDPVPGVGLATTGLIGAGVVLARRRHDGRRGAWRTAGLVVAAVATLLPAVSDADWVVSPVLLVAFGTAALALAGGRTWLGLVRALARCLPEGGRAPVAVVRGLRSVLPTGVRSRPVIRASLLTVVLLAVFGGLFASADRLFGRLVERFLLPEWQFSALPARAFVLTAVTIGITILVRLSRRSEDDQPLRAPGRRLEGIEWRLPLVALLVLFATFLAVQFGALFGGHDWVSATAGLTYAEHARGGFAQLVVVALLTLLVVAATSRYAAVATPEQQRLQRGLLAGLCGLTLVVLASALHRLLLYQDAFGLTRARFGAQAIIWWLAGMFALVLLAGWRRRTTWLPRAVALATAIAVVGVGFVQPDAHIARWNVERFAAEGAIDVFYLSGLSADAVPALASLPDEVRACVLEAAAERLLEAGETDGWSWNASRARAADVLVGVRAHGVACAWDGVDRHGGLESTAGW, from the coding sequence ATGTCCGATGACGTCACGCGTGTCGCCCCGGTGTCCGACGCCGGCCGACCGGAGGGTCCGGGAGCGACCACTCGCCGGCCCGTCCCGACGCCGCCGCTCGACGCGCGCACCACGATCGCGGTGCTGGCGGTCGGCACCTACGCCGCGGCCGTGATGCCGGACCCCGTGCCGGGCGTGGGCCTCGCGACGACCGGTCTCATCGGCGCCGGGGTCGTCCTCGCCCGTCGCCGTCACGACGGGCGGCGCGGCGCCTGGCGGACGGCCGGCCTCGTCGTCGCCGCCGTGGCGACGCTGCTCCCGGCGGTGTCCGACGCCGACTGGGTCGTCTCGCCGGTACTCCTCGTCGCCTTCGGCACGGCGGCGCTGGCGCTCGCGGGCGGGCGGACCTGGCTGGGCCTGGTCCGCGCATTGGCGCGTTGCCTGCCGGAGGGTGGGCGTGCACCGGTGGCGGTGGTGCGTGGGCTGCGTTCGGTCCTGCCGACGGGCGTGCGCTCGCGTCCGGTGATCCGGGCGAGCCTGCTCACGGTGGTGCTGCTGGCCGTGTTCGGCGGGCTGTTCGCGTCGGCCGATCGGCTGTTCGGTCGCCTGGTGGAGCGCTTCCTACTGCCCGAGTGGCAGTTCTCCGCGCTCCCGGCCCGGGCGTTCGTGCTGACCGCGGTGACGATCGGCATCACGATCCTGGTGCGCCTGTCCCGGCGGTCCGAGGACGACCAGCCGCTGCGGGCGCCCGGCCGGCGGCTGGAAGGCATCGAGTGGCGCCTGCCGCTCGTCGCCCTGCTGGTCCTGTTCGCGACGTTCCTCGCCGTGCAGTTCGGGGCGCTCTTCGGCGGGCACGACTGGGTGTCGGCGACGGCCGGGCTCACGTACGCCGAGCACGCCCGCGGTGGGTTCGCGCAGCTGGTCGTGGTCGCGCTCCTCACGCTGCTGGTGGTCGCCGCCACGTCGCGCTATGCGGCCGTGGCCACCCCGGAGCAACAGCGGCTCCAGCGCGGGCTGCTGGCCGGCCTGTGCGGACTGACCCTCGTCGTCCTCGCGTCGGCGCTGCACCGCCTGCTCCTCTACCAGGACGCGTTCGGGCTCACCCGTGCCCGCTTCGGGGCGCAGGCGATCATCTGGTGGCTCGCAGGCATGTTCGCCCTGGTGCTCCTCGCCGGGTGGCGTCGGCGCACGACGTGGCTGCCGCGTGCCGTGGCGCTGGCGACGGCGATCGCGGTCGTCGGCGTCGGCTTCGTGCAACCCGACGCGCACATCGCGCGGTGGAACGTCGAGCGGTTCGCCGCCGAGGGCGCCATCGACGTCTTCTACCTGTCGGGACTCAGCGCCGACGCGGTCCCGGCGCTCGCCTCGTTGCCAGACGAGGTTCGCGCCTGCGTGTTGGAGGCGGCGGCGGAGCGGCTGCTCGAGGCCGGGGAGACCGACGGGTGGTCCTGGAACGCATCACGGGCTCGCGCCGCGGACGTGCTGGTCGGCGTCCGCGCGCACGGCGTCGCCTGCGCGTGGGACGGCGTCGACCGGCACGGCGGCCTCGAGTCGACGGCGGGGTGGTGA